A region from the Bradyrhizobium sp. CCBAU 53340 genome encodes:
- a CDS encoding ABC transporter ATP-binding protein — MVEAIVHPAAGAALDIEQVGHAFDIDGAALPVLSDVSIAVEPGEFVALLGPSGCGKSTLLRLVAGLDKPKAGSLREDEVRIVRPHPSRVVVFQDPTLFPWRSVWDNVALGLEAQGILKSQRQRVDDALDLVGLSSFRNAYPHQLSGGMAQRVALARALVNDPKILILDEPLGKLDSLTRITMQAELVSLWQRKGFTTLLVTHDAEEALVLANRVIVFSERPARVKADIRVDRPYPRHRGDPYLADLRRQILGLLGLDATW; from the coding sequence ATGGTAGAGGCAATCGTGCATCCGGCCGCCGGTGCCGCGCTCGACATCGAGCAGGTCGGCCATGCCTTCGACATCGACGGCGCCGCGCTGCCGGTGCTGAGCGATGTCAGCATCGCCGTCGAGCCCGGCGAGTTCGTCGCGCTGCTGGGGCCTTCCGGCTGCGGCAAGTCGACCTTGCTGCGGCTGGTGGCAGGGCTCGACAAGCCCAAGGCGGGAAGTCTGCGCGAGGACGAAGTCCGCATCGTCAGGCCGCATCCGTCACGCGTCGTCGTGTTCCAGGATCCGACCCTGTTTCCCTGGCGGTCGGTCTGGGACAACGTCGCCCTGGGCCTCGAAGCCCAGGGCATTCTGAAGAGCCAGCGGCAGCGTGTCGATGATGCGCTCGATCTCGTCGGACTGTCGTCGTTCCGCAATGCCTATCCGCACCAGCTCTCCGGCGGCATGGCGCAGCGCGTGGCGCTGGCGCGGGCGCTGGTGAACGATCCCAAGATCCTGATTTTGGATGAGCCGCTCGGCAAGCTCGACTCGCTGACCCGCATCACCATGCAGGCCGAGCTGGTCTCGTTGTGGCAGCGCAAGGGCTTTACCACGCTCCTCGTCACGCATGATGCCGAGGAGGCGCTGGTGCTCGCCAACCGCGTCATCGTCTTCAGCGAGCGTCCGGCGCGCGTGAAGGCCGACATCCGCGTCGACCGTCCCTATCCGCGCCATCGCGGCGATCCATATCTTGCGGACCTGCGCCGCCAGATTCTTGGCCTGCTGGGATTGGATGCAACATGGTGA
- a CDS encoding acyl-CoA dehydrogenase family protein translates to MVTSIAQGRVAHGEPDYIARAEALAPGFAVRAAEHDRAASFPFQNFRELSEAGLLSLTVSAALGGAGAGARYAARVLGIIGKADPSTALVLSMHYINHLVMARSPTWPARLSRKLARESVEGLALINALRVEPELGSPARGGLPATVARRTETGWRLSGHKIYSTGAPILKWYLVWARTDEAEPRVGQFLVPAGLPGTRIVETWDHHGLRASGSHDVIFDDVVIPLDAEVDVRKPADWRAPDVAQATVHTVFVAAIYDGIARAARDWFVQFLKQRVPASLGAPLATLPRAQEILGAIEARLAVNARLLDTFARDFDDGVDLSNGESNVIKLTVTNNAVAAVEDALSLTGNHGLSRSNPLERHYRDVLCGRVHTPQDDATRTGLGRAALGL, encoded by the coding sequence ATGGTGACTTCTATCGCTCAGGGACGGGTGGCGCATGGCGAACCCGACTATATCGCGCGCGCCGAGGCGCTTGCGCCGGGCTTTGCCGTGCGCGCAGCCGAGCACGACCGCGCCGCCAGCTTTCCCTTCCAGAACTTTCGCGAGCTCTCCGAAGCCGGCCTGCTGTCACTGACGGTGTCGGCGGCTCTCGGCGGGGCCGGCGCGGGCGCACGATATGCCGCGCGTGTGCTCGGCATCATCGGCAAGGCCGATCCGTCGACCGCGCTGGTGCTGTCGATGCACTACATCAATCATTTGGTGATGGCGCGCAGCCCGACCTGGCCGGCGCGGCTGTCGCGCAAGCTTGCGCGCGAAAGCGTCGAGGGCCTCGCGCTCATCAATGCGCTCCGGGTCGAGCCCGAACTCGGCTCGCCCGCGCGGGGCGGCCTGCCGGCGACAGTGGCCCGCCGCACCGAGACCGGCTGGCGGCTCTCTGGCCACAAGATCTACTCGACCGGCGCGCCGATCCTGAAATGGTATCTGGTATGGGCGCGGACCGACGAAGCCGAGCCGCGGGTGGGCCAGTTCCTGGTGCCGGCAGGCCTGCCGGGAACGCGGATCGTCGAGACCTGGGACCATCACGGCCTGCGCGCCAGCGGCAGCCATGACGTCATTTTCGACGACGTCGTGATCCCGCTCGACGCCGAGGTCGATGTCCGCAAGCCCGCCGACTGGCGCGCCCCCGACGTCGCGCAGGCGACCGTCCACACCGTCTTCGTCGCCGCGATCTATGATGGTATTGCCCGTGCGGCGCGCGACTGGTTCGTCCAGTTCCTGAAGCAGCGCGTGCCCGCCAGCCTCGGCGCGCCGCTTGCCACGCTGCCGCGCGCGCAGGAAATCCTCGGTGCGATCGAGGCCAGGCTCGCGGTTAATGCTCGGCTGCTCGACACCTTCGCCCGCGACTTCGACGACGGCGTCGATCTCTCCAACGGCGAATCCAACGTCATCAAGCTGACGGTCACCAACAATGCGGTCGCCGCGGTCGAGGACGCGCTGTCGCTGACCGGCAATCACGGCCTATCCCGCAGCAATCCGCTGGAGCGGCATTATCGCGATGTCCTGTGCGGGCGCGTGCACACGCCGCAGGACGATGCCACGCGCACCGGCCTCGGCCGCGCCGCATTGGGCCTCTAG
- a CDS encoding LLM class flavin-dependent oxidoreductase, translated as MSVEFIGFIANSNASETIVRQGPILDPAYIETVAKAHELAGFDRALLAFHSTTPDALQVAQHVLTITKQLKVMIAQRPGFTAPTLLARQLATLDQLYGGRVSLHVITGGNAAELRQDGNTFDDKDERYARTSEFLDVVRLEWTSEKPFNYSGKYYTVENGFSQVKPLQKGGIYTFVGGGSDAAIEVSGKYADTFALWGESYAQVRDVTARVRAAAAKHGRPSPRFSLSVRPILAETEEKAWQKAEHILERATALQDQTGYRRPNHATDGAKRLLALADQGARIDKRLWTEIAKLTGANSNTTALVGTPEQVAEVFADYYDLGVSHFLIRGFDPLPDAIDYGRELIPLTRKLIATRDQQRGIAAE; from the coding sequence ATGTCGGTCGAGTTCATCGGCTTTATCGCCAACAGCAATGCTTCCGAGACCATCGTGCGCCAGGGACCGATCCTCGATCCCGCTTATATCGAGACGGTGGCAAAAGCACATGAGCTTGCCGGTTTCGACCGCGCGCTGCTCGCGTTTCATTCCACCACGCCGGATGCGCTGCAAGTTGCCCAGCATGTGCTGACCATCACCAAACAGCTCAAGGTGATGATTGCGCAGCGGCCGGGCTTCACCGCGCCGACGTTGCTGGCGCGCCAGCTCGCCACGCTCGACCAGCTCTATGGCGGCCGCGTCTCGCTGCACGTCATCACCGGCGGCAATGCCGCCGAGCTGCGTCAGGACGGCAACACCTTCGACGACAAGGACGAACGCTACGCCCGCACCAGCGAATTCCTCGACGTGGTCAGGCTGGAATGGACCAGCGAAAAGCCGTTCAACTACAGCGGCAAATATTACACCGTCGAGAACGGTTTCTCCCAGGTGAAGCCGCTGCAGAAGGGCGGCATCTACACCTTCGTCGGCGGCGGCTCGGATGCCGCGATCGAGGTCTCGGGCAAGTATGCCGACACGTTTGCGCTCTGGGGCGAGTCCTATGCGCAGGTGCGCGACGTCACGGCGCGGGTGCGCGCAGCGGCTGCGAAACACGGGCGGCCGAGTCCGCGCTTCAGCCTGTCGGTGCGGCCGATCCTCGCTGAGACCGAGGAGAAGGCCTGGCAGAAGGCGGAGCACATCCTCGAACGCGCAACTGCGCTCCAGGACCAGACCGGCTATCGCCGGCCAAACCACGCCACCGACGGCGCCAAGCGGCTCCTGGCGCTGGCTGACCAGGGCGCGCGCATTGACAAGCGGCTGTGGACCGAGATCGCAAAGCTCACCGGCGCCAACAGCAACACCACCGCGCTGGTCGGCACGCCCGAGCAGGTCGCCGAGGTCTTCGCCGATTATTATGATCTTGGCGTCAGCCATTTCCTGATCCGCGGCTTCGATCCGCTGCCCGATGCCATCGACTACGGCCGCGAGCTGATCCCGCTGACGCGCAAGCTGATCGCGACACGCGACCAGCAACGGGGCATCGCGGCGGAATGA
- a CDS encoding ABC transporter substrate-binding protein, with the protein MIRLIAALALALAGAGLASAQTTLRVGDQKGNARAVMEAAGLLNDVPYKIEWKEFPAAAPLLEALSAGAIETGLVGDAPFTFAAASGAPVKAIAAIRQTREGLAILVPESSAIKTFADLRGKKIATGRGSIGHQLILAALEKNGWSAGDVQIAFLAPSDAKIAYTQGSVDAWSTWEPYVSQEEVLFKSRRIITSEGLTPGLSFQVARSDAIRDKRTELNDFIRRLTAARAWSLNNIDSYAATWGKWMNIPTSVPQNWLSRAKIRIAPIDDGVVADEQGTIDLYFRWGLIKQKLVAAEIVDRSFADAIGKAGF; encoded by the coding sequence ATGATCCGGCTCATCGCTGCTTTGGCGCTCGCCCTTGCGGGCGCCGGTCTCGCCAGCGCGCAGACGACGCTGCGCGTCGGTGACCAGAAGGGCAATGCGCGGGCGGTGATGGAAGCCGCGGGCCTGCTCAACGACGTTCCCTACAAGATCGAATGGAAGGAGTTTCCGGCCGCGGCGCCGCTGCTGGAAGCGCTCAGCGCCGGCGCGATCGAGACCGGGCTGGTCGGAGACGCGCCCTTCACTTTCGCCGCCGCCTCCGGCGCGCCCGTCAAGGCGATCGCCGCGATCCGGCAGACGCGCGAGGGGCTCGCGATCCTCGTGCCCGAGAGCTCGGCGATCAAGACCTTCGCCGACCTGCGCGGTAAAAAGATCGCGACCGGCCGTGGCTCGATCGGGCATCAGCTGATCCTGGCCGCGCTCGAAAAGAACGGCTGGAGTGCCGGTGACGTGCAGATCGCATTCCTGGCGCCGTCCGATGCCAAAATCGCCTACACGCAAGGTTCGGTCGATGCTTGGTCGACCTGGGAGCCGTACGTCAGCCAGGAAGAGGTGCTGTTCAAATCGCGCCGCATCATCACCTCGGAAGGCCTGACGCCGGGCCTCAGCTTCCAGGTGGCGCGATCCGATGCCATCAGGGACAAGCGCACCGAGCTCAACGACTTCATCCGTCGCCTCACCGCGGCGCGCGCGTGGTCGCTGAACAATATCGACAGCTATGCCGCGACCTGGGGCAAGTGGATGAACATCCCGACATCAGTACCGCAGAACTGGCTCTCGCGCGCAAAAATCCGGATCGCGCCGATCGACGACGGCGTGGTTGCGGACGAGCAGGGCACGATTGATCTGTATTTCCGCTGGGGCCTCATCAAGCAGAAGCTGGTTGCGGCGGAGATCGTCGATCGTTCGTTTGCTGATGCGATCGGAAAGGCGGGGTTCTGA
- a CDS encoding type II toxin-antitoxin system VapB family antitoxin: MAFHIKNPDTDALARRIAALKKIGLTEAVHTALTHELEREQGKPTLVDLGVQFCRDLRARGNPQKSRPADKVFRDGLYEVD, encoded by the coding sequence ATGGCTTTCCATATTAAGAATCCTGATACTGACGCGCTGGCCCGCAGGATCGCGGCGCTCAAGAAGATCGGCCTCACCGAGGCCGTGCATACGGCGCTCACCCATGAGCTGGAGCGTGAGCAGGGTAAGCCTACCTTGGTCGACTTGGGCGTACAGTTCTGTCGCGATCTCCGGGCCAGGGGCAATCCGCAAAAAAGTAGGCCGGCAGACAAGGTGTTTCGCGACGGCCTTTACGAAGTTGACTGA
- a CDS encoding VOC family protein, translated as MAIPRPVFRPPFNMTRASHVVLAVKDLKESKRFYVDALGFVVSSEDENRLYLRGLEEGCHHSLVLEQGGKPSAQHIGFRVLTEEDLDAAEAFFRDLGHRPTWVEVPHQARTLRVSDAAGVPLDICASMETRPRLILQSSRFSGACPQRLDHFQILTPHVDRALEFYTRLGFRLSEYITQDGSEEPSFVFLQRKGNPHDIVFAPGPGPGPLLHHAAFTIPETYHLMFICDLLAEMGFGRSVEYGPARHFAPGYARFVYLRDPDGHRIELFNTHYQTIDIEDEPLKWEMAKVLAGGWGPPPPQSWMTEAAPFGAAE; from the coding sequence ATGGCGATACCGCGACCCGTATTTCGTCCACCGTTCAACATGACCCGAGCAAGCCATGTCGTGCTCGCGGTGAAAGACCTGAAAGAGAGCAAGCGCTTCTACGTCGACGCGCTCGGATTCGTAGTCAGCAGCGAAGACGAAAACCGCCTCTACCTCCGAGGACTCGAAGAAGGTTGCCATCATTCCCTCGTTCTGGAACAGGGCGGCAAGCCGAGCGCGCAACACATTGGCTTTCGCGTTCTGACCGAAGAGGATTTGGATGCTGCAGAAGCTTTCTTCCGGGATCTAGGTCATCGTCCGACCTGGGTCGAGGTACCTCATCAGGCTCGTACGCTGCGTGTTTCCGACGCCGCGGGTGTTCCTCTCGATATTTGCGCCTCCATGGAAACGAGGCCTCGTCTGATCTTGCAATCCAGCCGTTTTAGCGGCGCCTGTCCGCAGCGGCTCGACCATTTTCAGATTTTGACACCACACGTGGACCGGGCGCTCGAATTCTACACTCGTCTCGGATTCAGACTGTCGGAGTACATTACGCAGGACGGATCGGAAGAACCGAGCTTCGTTTTCCTGCAGAGAAAGGGCAATCCGCACGACATAGTGTTCGCCCCAGGTCCGGGCCCAGGACCTCTCCTTCATCACGCCGCCTTCACCATCCCGGAGACCTACCATCTCATGTTCATCTGCGATCTGCTCGCCGAGATGGGCTTCGGTAGGTCGGTGGAGTACGGCCCGGCGCGCCATTTCGCTCCCGGATATGCCCGCTTCGTTTATCTCCGCGACCCGGACGGACACCGCATCGAACTGTTCAACACTCACTACCAGACGATCGACATCGAGGACGAACCGCTCAAATGGGAGATGGCGAAGGTATTGGCCGGTGGATGGGGCCCCCCTCCTCCCCAATCGTGGATGACCGAGGCAGCTCCGTTCGGCGCGGCAGAATAG
- a CDS encoding SDR family oxidoreductase, translating to MDLGLAAKRALVCASSKGLGFACATSLAREGCEITLNGRDEERLRLAAKSIEALAGKPVAFVQADIAEESGRQTVIEACPEPDILINNNHGPAPGNFLEFGRTEWLEAIEQNMLAPLHFVKTFLPGMRDRKFGRIINITSAMVKAPHPKMELSSGARAGLTAACKSLARQYAAYNVTINNMLPERIDTDRQRFMAERMMSELGISLEEARTRIADSLPAKRFGKPEEFGDACAYLCSVQAGFITGQNLQLDGGSYPGLI from the coding sequence ATGGACCTCGGTTTGGCGGCTAAACGGGCCCTCGTATGCGCGTCCTCTAAGGGGTTGGGTTTTGCATGCGCGACTTCGCTCGCCCGCGAGGGCTGCGAAATCACACTGAACGGCCGGGATGAGGAGCGCCTTCGCCTGGCCGCAAAGTCCATCGAGGCCCTCGCGGGTAAGCCAGTGGCGTTCGTCCAGGCGGACATCGCGGAAGAATCGGGTCGCCAAACGGTTATCGAGGCCTGTCCCGAACCCGACATCCTCATCAACAACAATCACGGGCCGGCGCCCGGAAATTTCCTCGAGTTCGGCCGCACGGAGTGGTTGGAGGCGATCGAGCAGAACATGCTCGCGCCCCTTCACTTCGTAAAAACCTTTCTTCCTGGAATGCGGGACCGGAAGTTCGGGCGGATCATCAATATCACGTCTGCCATGGTGAAGGCGCCGCATCCCAAGATGGAACTCTCGTCAGGCGCGCGCGCCGGGCTCACGGCGGCCTGCAAGTCGCTTGCCCGGCAATACGCCGCCTACAACGTCACCATCAACAACATGCTGCCCGAGCGCATCGATACCGATCGTCAGCGCTTCATGGCGGAAAGGATGATGTCGGAGCTGGGAATATCGCTTGAAGAGGCACGCACCAGGATCGCCGACTCGCTTCCGGCGAAGCGATTCGGAAAGCCAGAAGAATTCGGGGATGCCTGTGCCTACCTCTGCAGCGTACAGGCGGGCTTCATCACCGGCCAGAATCTTCAACTGGACGGCGGCTCCTACCCCGGCCTGATTTGA
- a CDS encoding GntR family transcriptional regulator, whose protein sequence is MSDASETLATAAYQKLRMDVIGGMFSFGQKLKIRSLCERYGVSAAPMREALTRAAKDGLIMHSDQRGFSVAPLSIEDLDDLLQTRIVLNEFALRKSFEYGGAEWEEQVLLSWHRLSRIPFTPASVDPEWERAHRVFHATLLSACRAPRILAYCDQLFDSADRYRFMSRAAHVGGARTADHKMIADAVLAHRPDEAVVLLTRHFSETAELCRQQLLLQGKAQPGVVTRTPC, encoded by the coding sequence TTGTCGGACGCATCAGAGACGCTCGCAACGGCCGCCTACCAGAAGCTCCGTATGGACGTGATCGGAGGGATGTTTTCCTTCGGCCAAAAGCTGAAGATCCGCTCGCTGTGCGAACGTTATGGGGTCAGCGCAGCTCCGATGCGCGAGGCTCTGACCCGGGCGGCCAAAGACGGCCTCATCATGCATTCCGACCAGCGCGGCTTTTCCGTCGCGCCGTTGAGCATCGAGGATTTGGACGACCTCTTGCAGACCAGGATCGTGCTCAACGAGTTCGCTCTCAGAAAATCGTTCGAGTACGGTGGGGCCGAGTGGGAGGAGCAGGTCCTGCTCTCATGGCACCGGCTGTCCCGCATTCCGTTTACGCCGGCTTCCGTTGACCCGGAATGGGAGCGCGCGCATCGTGTCTTCCACGCCACGCTTCTCTCCGCGTGCCGCGCGCCGCGCATTCTGGCGTATTGCGATCAGTTGTTCGACAGCGCCGACAGGTATCGGTTCATGTCTCGCGCCGCACACGTCGGCGGAGCCCGCACCGCCGACCACAAGATGATCGCCGACGCGGTGCTCGCGCACCGTCCGGACGAGGCGGTCGTCCTGCTGACACGACACTTCAGCGAGACCGCCGAACTCTGCCGGCAGCAACTGCTGTTGCAGGGAAAAGCCCAGCCCGGTGTCGTGACGCGAACGCCTTGCTAG
- a CDS encoding FAD-dependent monooxygenase: MTGDFEETFVLIVGGGPVGLTSAIDLAQRGVPCILITENLETATQPRCNFVNARTMEHFRRLGLAEEVRAAAPLAKMHPRVAFVTRFCGHEFGNIDLLKTRLSEGQLGPESGLSISQLFLEPLLRRHAEASESVDVRFGTRLVALGGEDGAPIATVEDVRTGVRKRIRSRYVIGADGARSPVRRHFNISMAGDDGRIDNAFVSGTMITYFVRAPTLLEESRRAPATITWIINHDLRAFVFAQDGRERWIIHYQVPEGLGWEQVRSDEVMRSIFGKDLPYEILAEGPWTGGLSLVAAAYRAGPAFLVGDAAHLYTPLGGFGMNTGIGDVLNLTWKLAAAYSGWAGPNLLDSYEAERRSIGLRNSKIGIHCSKRKGKWLIPPTIEDEGEAGARARKTFGDFVVVDDLDEYDTSGLQLGERYESSPIVCANGTAAPPDTWSNYKPADFPGARSPHFWPSPGRGFYDLLGRDYTLVDFESGEPLEALLEAAKLRRLPLSVVRCPAPGQPYQSKLVLVRPDQHIAWHGNAPPEDPTAVIDRVRGA, translated from the coding sequence ATGACAGGCGATTTCGAGGAAACGTTCGTTCTTATCGTAGGCGGAGGACCCGTCGGGCTGACATCCGCGATCGATCTCGCGCAGAGGGGGGTACCTTGCATTCTGATTACGGAAAACCTCGAGACGGCGACCCAGCCCCGCTGCAATTTCGTGAATGCACGCACTATGGAGCATTTCCGTCGTCTCGGACTGGCGGAGGAAGTTCGCGCGGCGGCGCCGCTTGCCAAAATGCATCCGCGCGTAGCCTTCGTCACGCGCTTCTGCGGCCACGAATTCGGTAACATCGATCTGCTGAAGACGCGCCTTAGTGAAGGGCAGCTCGGACCGGAGTCCGGCCTGTCCATCTCCCAGCTCTTTCTGGAGCCGCTGCTGCGCCGACATGCCGAGGCCTCGGAGTCGGTCGACGTGCGCTTCGGTACACGCCTGGTCGCGCTCGGTGGGGAGGACGGCGCTCCGATCGCAACGGTCGAAGACGTGCGCACGGGAGTGCGCAAACGAATCCGGTCTCGGTACGTCATCGGTGCCGATGGGGCTCGGAGTCCGGTTCGTCGTCACTTCAACATTTCCATGGCGGGCGACGACGGGCGCATCGACAATGCGTTCGTCTCCGGCACCATGATCACGTATTTCGTTCGGGCCCCGACTCTGCTGGAGGAGAGCAGGCGTGCGCCGGCGACCATCACCTGGATCATAAATCACGACCTCCGCGCGTTCGTTTTTGCCCAGGACGGCCGCGAGCGCTGGATCATTCATTATCAGGTTCCGGAAGGCCTCGGCTGGGAGCAGGTCCGCAGCGACGAGGTGATGCGGTCGATATTCGGCAAAGACCTTCCGTACGAAATCCTCGCGGAGGGGCCGTGGACCGGCGGTTTGTCTTTGGTTGCCGCGGCATACCGGGCAGGTCCCGCTTTCCTCGTTGGCGACGCGGCGCACCTCTACACACCTCTAGGTGGCTTCGGCATGAACACGGGCATCGGAGATGTCCTGAACCTGACTTGGAAGCTTGCGGCAGCATACTCGGGGTGGGCCGGTCCCAACCTCCTGGATTCGTACGAGGCCGAGCGGAGATCCATCGGTTTGAGGAACTCGAAGATCGGCATCCACTGCTCGAAACGGAAAGGCAAGTGGCTGATCCCGCCGACCATCGAGGATGAAGGCGAGGCCGGTGCGCGTGCCCGGAAGACGTTCGGGGATTTCGTGGTCGTAGACGATCTCGACGAATACGACACGTCCGGACTGCAGTTGGGCGAGCGGTACGAATCCTCCCCCATCGTTTGTGCCAATGGCACTGCCGCGCCTCCGGACACATGGAGCAACTACAAGCCCGCCGACTTTCCGGGAGCGCGTTCGCCCCACTTCTGGCCGTCGCCCGGACGCGGCTTCTACGATCTGTTGGGTCGAGACTACACCCTTGTCGATTTCGAAAGCGGAGAACCTCTCGAGGCGTTGCTCGAGGCCGCGAAGCTGCGGAGGCTCCCGCTGTCGGTGGTCCGTTGTCCCGCTCCTGGCCAGCCCTACCAATCCAAACTCGTTCTGGTCAGGCCCGACCAGCACATCGCATGGCACGGAAACGCTCCACCGGAGGATCCGACGGCTGTGATCGACCGGGTGCGCGGAGCTTGA
- a CDS encoding MFS transporter, with the protein MDEFVEGRSIGAFHLNVVLWPLLVTIADGFDLVVMGYAAPEIIKILNFDRSAMGVILSSSLVGMLIGTPIAGYLGDRFGRKPLIVLSTLLFGLATCSTVLAASVAQFCALRFVAGVGLAGIIPNATALVSEFIPRRVRGAFLIVVQLGVQIGGIVPGLVAAYLVSRYGWEVLFHIGGAAPVVLATVLVFVLPESIKYLSLVPSKRAELLRIARALDPRGHLPDDAVFALKSTGSRGALSPLVPLRNGMHIITPLLWLLAVVNLFTTLLMASWAPTVLRDIGLSPEAAALTATLFGLGGLIGSFMLTVGFNRYGFLVIVAFYIVAIPSMALIGQPFVDRGVLPWLVLVTGICVAGTQSAINSAFGMLYPTTIRSNCVGWGMAIGRLGAIGGPLFGGFLMSKQLSGTAFFETAALPLVFGVLIAGVLTYACRQRFGGWTLDERAKGEA; encoded by the coding sequence TTGGACGAATTCGTGGAAGGCCGATCGATCGGCGCCTTCCACCTCAATGTCGTGCTTTGGCCACTGCTGGTCACGATCGCAGATGGTTTCGATCTTGTCGTAATGGGCTATGCCGCCCCCGAGATCATCAAGATATTGAACTTCGATCGGAGCGCGATGGGCGTCATCCTGAGCTCCAGCCTGGTCGGAATGCTGATCGGCACTCCGATAGCCGGCTATCTCGGCGACCGTTTTGGCAGGAAGCCTCTGATCGTTCTGTCGACATTGCTTTTCGGCCTAGCCACGTGCTCGACCGTGCTGGCCGCTTCCGTCGCGCAGTTCTGCGCTCTTCGTTTCGTCGCGGGAGTCGGCCTTGCCGGGATCATCCCTAACGCGACCGCGCTCGTATCGGAGTTCATTCCACGCCGCGTCCGCGGTGCCTTCCTCATAGTCGTACAGCTCGGCGTGCAGATCGGAGGCATAGTACCCGGCCTCGTCGCCGCGTATCTGGTCTCCCGCTACGGCTGGGAAGTACTTTTCCATATAGGAGGCGCCGCTCCGGTGGTGCTGGCGACGGTGCTCGTTTTCGTACTGCCCGAGTCCATCAAGTACCTGTCGCTCGTTCCATCGAAGCGAGCGGAGCTTCTCAGGATCGCCAGGGCTCTCGACCCGAGGGGCCACCTTCCGGACGACGCGGTTTTCGCCTTGAAGTCCACGGGCTCGAGGGGAGCCTTGTCCCCGCTCGTGCCGCTTCGAAACGGCATGCACATCATCACACCGCTCCTCTGGCTACTCGCGGTGGTCAATTTGTTCACGACCCTTCTGATGGCGAGCTGGGCTCCGACGGTCTTGCGTGACATTGGACTTTCACCCGAAGCCGCCGCGCTCACGGCGACCCTGTTCGGTCTCGGAGGATTGATCGGAAGCTTCATGCTTACGGTGGGGTTCAATCGCTATGGTTTTCTCGTCATCGTCGCTTTCTACATCGTCGCGATCCCCTCGATGGCGCTCATCGGCCAGCCGTTCGTCGATCGCGGAGTCCTGCCGTGGTTGGTTCTTGTGACCGGCATATGCGTTGCCGGTACCCAATCCGCGATCAACTCGGCTTTCGGAATGTTATATCCAACCACCATCCGGTCGAACTGCGTCGGGTGGGGAATGGCGATCGGCCGCCTCGGAGCGATCGGAGGCCCTCTGTTCGGAGGCTTCCTGATGTCCAAGCAACTCTCCGGTACCGCTTTCTTCGAAACCGCCGCGTTGCCTCTCGTATTCGGCGTCCTGATAGCTGGCGTGCTGACGTACGCCTGCCGGCAGAGGTTCGGAGGCTGGACTTTGGATGAAAGGGCAAAGGGGGAGGCATGA
- a CDS encoding alpha/beta hydrolase: MTAPFENNRWMSSPPNEIAERIRALGPVIDPPGTARIYADILAHQPTDGVDVIPNIRYGNGTRQSLDVYRPVATSGSVPVVLFFHGGGYSRGDKSDRSNVGYFFARNGVTAFIANYGLAPECKWPSGARDVIAALRWAQENAQDHGGDPRRICLLGESAGAAHVALASFVSTFHKGRPLRAAGVVLQSGSYNVALERVAAAAFGIPSPDLRNQAYFGEETARYLEMSTTRLIDAPDVPTLITYAEYDPVPMQVQAGELFATLALRASHCPLLLRLLGHGHISQFSSYNTVDTSVSGRVLDFAKSLPRVQ, encoded by the coding sequence ATGACCGCTCCATTCGAAAACAATCGCTGGATGTCTTCGCCGCCGAACGAGATAGCAGAAAGAATAAGAGCCTTGGGGCCGGTGATAGATCCGCCCGGAACCGCGCGGATCTACGCAGACATCCTGGCTCACCAGCCGACCGACGGAGTCGACGTCATTCCCAACATCCGCTACGGAAACGGGACCAGGCAGTCGTTGGACGTCTATCGGCCGGTTGCGACATCGGGTTCGGTGCCTGTGGTGCTGTTCTTCCACGGTGGCGGCTACAGTCGCGGCGACAAGTCCGATAGGAGCAATGTGGGTTACTTCTTTGCCCGCAACGGGGTCACGGCCTTCATCGCGAACTATGGCCTTGCCCCGGAATGCAAGTGGCCGTCTGGGGCACGCGACGTGATTGCTGCCTTGAGGTGGGCCCAGGAGAATGCGCAAGATCATGGAGGAGATCCGAGACGAATATGTCTGCTCGGAGAATCGGCGGGAGCCGCGCACGTCGCTCTCGCTTCCTTCGTCTCCACCTTCCACAAGGGGCGACCTCTCCGAGCGGCCGGCGTGGTTCTGCAGTCCGGGTCTTACAACGTCGCTCTCGAACGCGTCGCGGCTGCGGCTTTCGGTATACCTTCTCCCGACCTGCGCAATCAGGCCTATTTCGGCGAGGAGACTGCCCGATATTTGGAGATGTCGACGACCCGTCTGATAGATGCCCCGGACGTGCCGACCTTGATCACCTACGCGGAATACGATCCGGTTCCGATGCAGGTGCAAGCCGGAGAACTATTCGCCACCTTGGCGCTGCGGGCGTCCCATTGCCCCCTGCTACTCCGGTTGTTGGGCCATGGGCATATCTCTCAATTCAGCTCGTACAATACGGTGGATACCAGCGTAAGCGGACGGGTGCTCGATTTCGCGAAGTCTCTGCCGAGAGTCCAATGA